In the genome of Coregonus clupeaformis isolate EN_2021a chromosome 1, ASM2061545v1, whole genome shotgun sequence, one region contains:
- the LOC121570526 gene encoding cyclic GMP-AMP synthase isoform X2: MSGRGKPRSVRAKSHEPADAKNPVRAKSARQPPKEPVKDTKKETQQIIDENKSKKTKEHKQPKRTTEGKPPVPHESVEVKTGSRMVRKGYNFDSNPDKILFTTLDQLKIKKKQKSESASIVNDLVKRIKDHMKKCTECFKDVNDLRTGSYYENLKISNPDEFDVMLTVPVERVDIRPFGDDGAFYSVAFKRGKHSLDRFLDEDNTISASGMLTEFRNEVKKCVKILRGVGLEKKKKGCPAVTLLINGTGMVPISLDIVLGLEVRSSWPTFTQGGIDKIDIWLGTKVKKEQKLKGYYLVPKYEGKGTVEREGVCARDIWRISFSHVEKSILTNHGSQKTCCEANGTRCCRKYCLKLLKHLLGLLKAENPSLSKFCSYHAKTTLLHACCSRTQDSDWEAVRLGPCFQQLLEDFEGHLKHSMLPNFFIPTHNLLGSGHDRKSCQFLARRIEEERNNGFPIFRK, from the exons ATGAGCGGGAGAGGGAAACCACGAAGCGTGCGCGCAAAGAGTCATGAACCAGCGGATGCCAAGAATCCGGTTCGGGCCAAGAGTGCGCGGCAACCTCCAAAAGAACCAGTGAAAGACACTAAGAAAGAAACGCAacagatcattgatgaaaacaaaTCCAAGAAAACCAAGGAGCATAAGCAGCCTAAGCGCACCACTGAGGGAAAGCCACCTGTGCCACATGAGAGCGTAGAAGTTAAAACCGGATCAAGGATGGTCAGAAAAGGTTACAACTTTGACTCAAATCCGGATAAAATCCTGTTTACAACCCTTGACCAATTGAAGATTAAGAAGAAACAGAAATCGGAATCAGCAAGTATTGTCAATGACTTGGTAAAGCGTATTAAGGACCACATGAAAAAGTGTACGGAATGCTTCAAAGATGTAAATGATCTGCGCACTGGAAGTTACTACGAGAATTTAAAG ATTTCTAATCCCGACGAATTTGACGTGATGTTGACTGTGCCTGTCGAGCGGGTGGACATTCGGCCGTTTGGGGATGATGGGGCGTTTTACAGCGTGGCATTCAAACGAGGAAAACACTCTTTGGATCGCTTTCTAGATGAAGACAACACAATATCTGCCAGTGGAATGCTTACCGAGTTCAGAAACGAGGTTAAAAAGTGTGTGAAGATACTCAGAG GCGTGGGgttggagaagaagaagaagggttGCCCGGCGGTGACCTTACTGATAAACGGGACGGGAATGGTCCCTATCTCACTGGACATTGTTCTGGGGCTTGAGGTCCGCTCGAGCTGGCCCACTTTCACCCAGGGAGGCATAGACAAAATAGACATCTGGCTCGGGACCAAAGTGAAGAAAGAACAAAAGCTTAAGGGGTACTACCTCGTTCCGAAGTACGAGGGAAAGGGCACGGTGGAACGGGAAGGGGTCTGCGCTAGAG ACATATGGCGCATCTCATTCTCGCACGTGGAGAAGAGTATCCTAACAAATCATGGCTCCCAGAAGACCTGCTGCGAGGCCAACGGGACTCGCTGCTGCAG GAAGTACTGTCTGAAGCTTCTGAAGCACCTGTTGGGCTTGCTGAAGGCAGAGAACCCTAGTCTGTCCAAGTTCTGTTCCTACCATGCCAAGACCACCCTGCTCCACGCCTGCTGCTCCAGGACCCAGGACAGCGACTGGGAGGCGGTCCGGCTGGGACCCTGCTTCCAGCAGCTGCTGGAGGACTTTGAAGGCCATCTGAAACACAGCATGCTCCCCAACTTCTTCATCCCCACACACAACCTGCTGGGCTCCGGTCACGACCGCAAGAGCTGCCAGTTCCTGGCCCGGCGCATCGAGGAAGAACGCAACAATGGTTTCCCCATCTTCCGCAAGTGA
- the LOC121570526 gene encoding cyclic GMP-AMP synthase isoform X1 — MSGRGKPRSVRAKSHEPADAKNPVRAKSARQPPKEPVKDTKKETQQIIDENKSKKTKEHKQPKRTTEGKPPVPHESVEVKTGSRMVRKGYNFDSNPDKILFTTLDQLKIKKKQKSESASIVNDLVKRIKDHMKKCTECFKDVNDLRTGSYYENLKISNPDEFDVMLTVPVERVDIRPFGDDGAFYSVAFKRGKHSLDRFLDEDNTISASGMLTEFRNEVKKCVKILRGVGLEKKKKGCPAVTLLINGTGMVPISLDIVLGLEVRSSWPTFTQGGIDKIDIWLGTKVKKEQKLKGYYLVPKYEGKGTVEREGVCARDIWRISFSHVEKSILTNHGSQKTCCEANGTRCCRVSWTLGHKTFFPCVQLLKYCLKLLKHLLGLLKAENPSLSKFCSYHAKTTLLHACCSRTQDSDWEAVRLGPCFQQLLEDFEGHLKHSMLPNFFIPTHNLLGSGHDRKSCQFLARRIEEERNNGFPIFRK; from the exons ATGAGCGGGAGAGGGAAACCACGAAGCGTGCGCGCAAAGAGTCATGAACCAGCGGATGCCAAGAATCCGGTTCGGGCCAAGAGTGCGCGGCAACCTCCAAAAGAACCAGTGAAAGACACTAAGAAAGAAACGCAacagatcattgatgaaaacaaaTCCAAGAAAACCAAGGAGCATAAGCAGCCTAAGCGCACCACTGAGGGAAAGCCACCTGTGCCACATGAGAGCGTAGAAGTTAAAACCGGATCAAGGATGGTCAGAAAAGGTTACAACTTTGACTCAAATCCGGATAAAATCCTGTTTACAACCCTTGACCAATTGAAGATTAAGAAGAAACAGAAATCGGAATCAGCAAGTATTGTCAATGACTTGGTAAAGCGTATTAAGGACCACATGAAAAAGTGTACGGAATGCTTCAAAGATGTAAATGATCTGCGCACTGGAAGTTACTACGAGAATTTAAAG ATTTCTAATCCCGACGAATTTGACGTGATGTTGACTGTGCCTGTCGAGCGGGTGGACATTCGGCCGTTTGGGGATGATGGGGCGTTTTACAGCGTGGCATTCAAACGAGGAAAACACTCTTTGGATCGCTTTCTAGATGAAGACAACACAATATCTGCCAGTGGAATGCTTACCGAGTTCAGAAACGAGGTTAAAAAGTGTGTGAAGATACTCAGAG GCGTGGGgttggagaagaagaagaagggttGCCCGGCGGTGACCTTACTGATAAACGGGACGGGAATGGTCCCTATCTCACTGGACATTGTTCTGGGGCTTGAGGTCCGCTCGAGCTGGCCCACTTTCACCCAGGGAGGCATAGACAAAATAGACATCTGGCTCGGGACCAAAGTGAAGAAAGAACAAAAGCTTAAGGGGTACTACCTCGTTCCGAAGTACGAGGGAAAGGGCACGGTGGAACGGGAAGGGGTCTGCGCTAGAG ACATATGGCGCATCTCATTCTCGCACGTGGAGAAGAGTATCCTAACAAATCATGGCTCCCAGAAGACCTGCTGCGAGGCCAACGGGACTCGCTGCTGCAG GGTTTCCTGGACCCTAGGCCACAAAACATTTttcccatgtgtgcaacttct GAAGTACTGTCTGAAGCTTCTGAAGCACCTGTTGGGCTTGCTGAAGGCAGAGAACCCTAGTCTGTCCAAGTTCTGTTCCTACCATGCCAAGACCACCCTGCTCCACGCCTGCTGCTCCAGGACCCAGGACAGCGACTGGGAGGCGGTCCGGCTGGGACCCTGCTTCCAGCAGCTGCTGGAGGACTTTGAAGGCCATCTGAAACACAGCATGCTCCCCAACTTCTTCATCCCCACACACAACCTGCTGGGCTCCGGTCACGACCGCAAGAGCTGCCAGTTCCTGGCCCGGCGCATCGAGGAAGAACGCAACAATGGTTTCCCCATCTTCCGCAAGTGA